A stretch of Gouania willdenowi chromosome 21, fGouWil2.1, whole genome shotgun sequence DNA encodes these proteins:
- the LOC114455282 gene encoding G-protein coupled receptor 1-like: MGDTGEDYGNYSYEYYLDYGDMEELKVAHSQTAAMHVISVVIYIISFVLGLIGNGTVIWVTGFKSKKTVTSVWLLNLAIADFVFVLFLPFYIDYILRDFHWDFGVVMCKLNSFVSVMNMYASVLFLTVLSIDRYVSLVHMNWSQRYRTIEKAWVVSTCVWISAAFMSCPALIFRDTMRVHNKVVCFNNFHTQSAHTAATRHIAIVAVRTTVGFLLPFTAICVTGILMTIKVKQSEGSVRWSSFSKTVTAVILAFFLCWAPFHTFSLMELSIHSTFYLHNTLKAGFPLVTSLGFFNSCINPLLYMLLGKKVRRILKHSCMNITKSSLRELSLSISATEMESVPGVQLESAREEPVASSAL; this comes from the coding sequence ATGGGCGACACAGGCGAAGACTACGGGAACTATTCCTATGAATACTACCTGGATTATGGTGATATGGAGGAACTTAAAGTGGCCCATTCACAGACGGCGGCCATGCACGTCATCTCCGTTGTTATCTACATTATTTCCTTTGTGCTTGGTTTGATTGGAAACGGGACAGTTATTTGGGTGACGGGATTTAAGAGTAAAAAGACTGTCACCAGTGTTTGGTTGCTCAATCTCGCCATTGCGGACTTtgtatttgtcctttttttgccCTTCTACATTGATTATATACTCAGAGATTTCCACTGGGACTTTGGTGTGGTCATGTGTAAGCTTAACTCCTTTGTGTCTGTGATGAACATGTATGCCAGTGTGCTCTTTCTTACAGTACTCAGTATAGACAGGTATGTCTCTCTGGTTCATATGAACTGGTCTCAGAGGTACCGGACGATAGAGAAGGCCTGGGTCGTGTCCACCTGCGTTTGGATTTCAGCTGCATTCATGAGTTGTCCTGCTCTGATTTTTCGCGACACCATGCGTGTACATAACAAAGTGGTGTGTTTCAACAACTTCCACACGCAGAGCGCTCACACAGCGGCCACGAGACACATCGCCATCGTGGCCGTCCGCACCACGGTCGGCTTTCTTCTGCCGTTTACTGCTATTTGCGTAACAGGTATCCTCATGACAATCAAAGTCAAACAATCGGAGGGTTCAGTTCGCTGGTCTAGCTTCTCCAAAACTGTCACTGCAGTAATCCTGGCCTTCTTTTTGTGTTGGGCTCCTTTTCACACGTTTAGCTTGATGGAGTTAAGCATACATTCCACTTTTTACCTCCACAACACACTGAAAGCTGGTTTTCCTCTTGTTACCAGTTTAGGCTTTTTCAACAGCTGCATCAACCCTTTGCTCTACATGCTGCTGGGCAAGAAAGTGCGTCGCATCCTGAAGCACTCATGCATGAATATAACTAAGAGTTCACTAAGAGAACTTAGTCTGTCAATCTCCGCCACGGAGATGGAGTCCGTTCCAGGAGTTCAACTTGAAAGTGCCCGAGAGGAGCCTGTGGCGTCATCTGCACTATGA